The Lasioglossum baleicum chromosome 12, iyLasBale1, whole genome shotgun sequence genome segment TTCGAACTACTCCCGAGTACAATTGGGAGCTGAAACGCTGGTACCTCGAAAACAAGTCGCCGGCTCGTCGCTGTTGTCTCCGCAGTGGTCGAAACCGTCGCAGTTCAACTGGCTGGGTATGCATCTGTGATTTCGGCAGAGGAAATCGGAGCCCGCGAAACAGTCTGAAAATTAGATAGCAATGTCTCGAGCAGATGATAAAGCCTGACCCAAACCTACCCATGTAGCTGAAAGTTGCGTAGGCGATTGCCAGGTTAGAAGAAGAGCCGAACGTTCCTCGCAGGCTGACGTGGAAACCGCTGGTCACAGGGGCAACGTGTTCTCTGTACCTTGGAGGCTGCACCTGACTCGCCGGATGTCTTAGGATCTCGAGTGGCAAGAGAGCCGAGGTTGGGCCCTGCCTCACCACCAGTTCCGTGTTGCCAGCTGAAGGAACAGGTGTACAAATCGCTCATCGAAatctttgcataaatatccataGTCTAGCATTCTCTTCACTGCTTACCCATGTCTGCGAACGCAACCACCTTCAGATACATGTGCGTTTTCGCGTGCAGAAAGTTCTTCGGCGGTCTGATCAGCCAGACGCAGTCGTAGGTCTTGACACCCTCGACCCCGACCATGTCCATCATGGTTATAGCACCGCCGAGATTCTCCACGTAGCCGCCGCAATCGGTGATGGGCTGCACGGACTTATCGAACGCGTGACCAACCACGAACGAGTAGAAAGCCTTGTAACCGAGCCCGGTTCCACCGTTCGCGTAGAACCGTATCAGCAACGACGGCCCGGAACTCATAATTACGGGCGGTCGAAACCTCGCGCCGCTGCTCACGTCCAACCTTTGCCCGTTCCAATCGTAAAACTATAATGTCCAACGGGGCCGAAAAGTCGAAATCAGTTTAGAAATTAGTCGACTGAGATCCGGATCGAAAAGGTAAAAGAGCTAGAAGTGTGCGAGAACTCGAAAATGTCGGGACGGGTTGTTGAAAATTTCGGGATTCCTCCCAGCAAGACCCACCTCCATGATCGACACAGTCGCCAACTGGAAATCGCTGAAAAGCAACCTGATGCGACAAGACGGTGCTTCGCTCGGGCACGCGACCACATACTCCAATCCCAGATCACGGGGATAACGAGCAGGGAAGAACGGGGATGTTAAAATACCGCCGCCGGTGCTGTTCAACCCTTTCGCTGTTTGGCCGGTTAACTCCGTGCCCCTCAGATGCAACCTGTTCCCTGCGGAACCAAATTGCTATCACAATCGAGAGCCTCACAAACGATACCGAACACGACTCTCTCTCTACGCTCTCGCTTACTTTCCGCCGTGTATTCCAGCGTGAACGCGTGCTTCCTCGACTCACTGTAGAGAAGTGTGATCGACAGCGTCCTCGTACTCGACCTGTACGTGATCGGCGCGTACAGCCCGCAAAACGGCGTCCCCGACACGTCTTCGTACGGCGGCTCCGAGATCCACACGTAGTCGCACCTGTACAAACAGGGAATTCAATATAAATTGAATGACTTGCGGCAACCGGGTAATACAATTGAATGACTATGACATAAAGTCTATATGAAAAAACATGTTTAGAGAGTCAGCAGTGACCTGCACGGGCTATCCATCGTGACGCTGCCGTCGCCGCAGTGGTGCGACAGCGAGATGCTTTGAAAGGTGACGATGATCACGCAGGACGGGCATGTGACCAGCTCGAGAGTGCACTGAGCGTGAGAACTGTTGTTCGCGTACATTCGCGAACCATCCTGTCTGGCCTCTGTCTTCGCGAGCGACACGTTCTTCGCGTACAGAATGCCCTTCTCGCCGAGCTCGAGATACAGTCGACGACCATTCTGGGGTCCGCAGATGTCTTCGTTGCGGACAACATCGCCCTCGGCGTTCGCAACCACCAGACAGCACAGTAACGCCGCACAGTAGACCGTTTCTATAAAATAggagattttattttaaaaattttcaattagatTCTCCCAATTACAACAGTatatacactgctgtgcaaaagaaagaagctcccggccatatttaatagaaaagcgtaaaaaatcaaatgagaacacagtaagttttgaagaagtattccgctgtttaattgaatagttctgagaatatgtgtgATTGCATCTAATACTttcaatgcaataaatcaatcattgtacaacacAGTACTACATagagatattgtttgtcattatatatcttataattatactgggtgcttctttcttttgcacagtagtgtatttcgATAACGTTCTAAAAGTGTAAATAAATTTGAAGTGCGTTCAAAGTTCAAATAGAACGGGACACCTTCGTCGCACCAATTTTCACAGACGTTTACTAATTCGTTTGAAAATATAAGGGTTTGAAGGAAAATCAAACTACACCACACTTGTCTCTTCATACAGAGTCAACACTGTCCACCATCAAACTCGTTTTCCTTCATCACCCTCGgtctttgaaaaattgaattttgcgaAGTCATTATCCGGTGGATCATTCGGGTCGATTAGTCGATCATGAGATTGGAACAACGTTTACTCACCGAGGCGAAAGCGACGATACATCTTCTTCCGAAGGAAGAAAATGTTCTTCTGTCTCTCGAGAAACCTATCGCGATTACGTGGGTAATTTCATTAGTCGCAACACTGTTACGTACCTTCTTATCACGGTATAAAGCATTTTTATGGTATCCTGCGCGTTCAGTCTCGAATACTCGTCTTTGAACCTTCCAACAGAAATTTTTACGTAATTTTTGATCGGTAACGGGTCGTTGATCGGGAACACCGTGTCCGTCGATCGGTAAGTCGGTAAGCGTATAAAGAACGCGATGAATGTCGAAACGAGATTGGCTTCGATTCTTGTTCAAAGTTCAAAGTTGAGAAGCATAATCTTTGACAACGTCTAGAATTAGATTAAAATTCCGATCGATTTGAAAATTTCTACTTACCTGTCTGCATCGTAACGATCGCCTCCAGACCGGTCAACCTGCTGATTAGCTGTGATTAGCGCCGGTACACTCGGATAGCGACAGTGCAAACCGCCATAGAACGTCTCCGTCGACGCGCATGCGCGTGGttcaattttagaatttttcagGAGGATAGAACGCGGTGatattcgttttcagagaaagttACCGTTCTTTCCTTGTATTCTTTAGGTTTTAGGTTATGCATTAAATGGATATTCTACGTTCTACAAAAATAAGTATTCCGTCGTTATGTTAGATTCAACGCCCCCTCAATCACCGCAACCATCGATGCACGCGTGGAACGCGGGACATTTAGTCTTTAGAATACAAATGacttttctatttttctgttCTGTAGCTATGTTCACGACGCCCACACTTAGGGACGCATGCGCACCGGAGATCAAAGCAGTAGCTTGACGCTTCCCGCCATATGCTACATAAATTTCGGTGGGGATACGCACAGAGAGTTGCAATACCTCTTATCACCTCTGTGATACGCACTGTCAAAACAGACTATGAAAGAGCCAGATTTAACAATCGACGAGCAGCAATATTCGGACGATGTGCTAAACATGGAGATCGCTATTAATCCGGATAGACAGAGATTTCCATTTTGCATAGTTTGGACTCCGCTGCCGATCTTGACGTGAGTAAAGAAACGCGGACTAACCTTCAACAGTTTCGACTGGATCTGCTACTCCCAGGATCGGTCGTGCTTTCCTGAAACCGTGCTCGAAATTGCTTGATCTTTTCCGGCCGTGTCATCGTCGTCCCCCTTTCCATTTCTATTTGCATTTCATAAGGTACTTTTTACCGTTCATCGGTCACATGGGCATCGCCACTTCTACCGGCGTGATAAGAGATTTCGCGGGTCCGTATCATGTGTCCGAAGACAACATGGCTTTCGGGAAACCCACGAAATACTGGCAATTGAACCACGTGAAAGCGAAGGGAGGCGCTCGGGGATGGGATGCCGGTGTCGCCGAAGCCAGCGAAATTTACAAATCGAGAATGGTCAGTGTTCGCCGCGAAAATCGAATATGGTTTTGCGATTGGTCATGCGTAGACGTTTCTTTCTTTGACAGCACAACCTATGCTGCGACAACTGTCACTCGCACGTGGCGATGGCGTTGAATTTAATGTCATTCAACAATTCCAACGATTGGAACATGGTGAAGCTAGCGTTTTTGATGCTTCTCCACGGAAAATACACAAGGTAAATAAGTTCGACGGGAACGACTTCTGTCACGTTCGTTGTTCACGTAGTCGTGTCTGCCTTTAGTTTTCCAGCATTCCTAAAGACCTGGATGCCCTTTTGTCTTATCGCCACCTTCATCGTCATCGCTTGCATTTACCTACGATAATTCTCGAACGCGAGTCCAGTTTCTGCGAGATACAATGGTGTGAAGTAAACGAAACGGTTTTCAGTGGAGGTTGCATCGGTTAGGATCTAAGGTTTATTCAAAGAACGCGGTAATATTCGACACTACATTATGTTacagatatatgtacatatacgtgaAGTCACGACGCACGACATTGTAAGCTTACAGTTTGCCTGCGGAATCGAGTATCGAGCATACAGGTGCCCAGTGCTGCCCTGCTCCTgccagaataaaataaaaacgttcTTTTTGTCGGAGCAGATACGTGCGTGCTTCTTCGTCCAGATTGGACGGTCCATGGTCGTATAATATGCATAACAAATTCAATACAAATTTTCGCCAAGTATTGTTCAACGAGAACGCATCACTGGTCACTCAAGTTATTCATCTCCGCCTTGACGTCTTCCTCCAACGAGAAACTGTAACTATAATCGCTGGACTCTATTCTCTCGATGAACGACAAAATTTCGCCGATTCTAAGTCTGTCAATTTCGAAGTCGTTGTTCTTCAGGATCTCCAATCGTTTGCACAATTTGAACGGTATATCGTTTAGGAAGCGAGTGCTCTCCCCCTGGCTTGCCGCCGGGTCGACCGTCATCGAGGAAAACTCTGAAACCGGAGGGATATAGGGGTACATGCTTCCAGTTGGATATCCAGGCCCACTTTGTCCAGGTTGAGGCGGTTGAGGTGCTagctttttttctatgattaTGTATTCGTCGCTCTCGTCTGAAGGTTTTCCATCCTCTCCAGCTTCGGACGGGTAGCCCTTTTGGTTCTTCTTCCATCCAAACAGCCAAGACATTTTTCACGGAATGGAAAGGTCCGTGTCGATCGTCCCTGCTCGAACCAACAAAAACGAAAGAGGTTAGGTTCGCGTATAAATACAACTGTAATTATTCATCCCGATAGATCGACAGAAAATGCGACATGCACTCGCCTACGAAATTATAATTGTCATCGAGGAGAAAAACTTACGAAAAGCAAGAAAGTCCCTTAGAGATTAATCATCCCGCAGGAACTCGTCCCTTTGTCTTCCGAACGCAGCCTTGTCTCGCGACACGTCAACTCAACAggcaaaaaaaaacaaatgttGCACCAGGAAAATATGAGAGGATAATACGCAGCATTCGCAACTAGTGAATTCGCGAGATCGATCGAATACGATCACAGACGAGGTGCAGGAATAGACCAATCGCTGTATAGAATTTCGTATTGTATCGTCTGAAATACCGACATGGCTACGAATCGATGCGCAGTTTTCCCGCGCACTCCGGCGGTATTGCAAGATCGCGCCATTTTGGAATTGAGTCGGTCAAACATCGAGCCCGGGAAATAACTATTGATGGAATACGTTCGATCGTTGGACACGAATACGAGTTACTCGTTCGTACTAAATGTATCGTTCAATTAATTAGTACAAAATCGGTATCAAAATCATATGGTCTTAAGTCCCAGTTTGAATCTGTCTCATTTGGTTCGAATATGTTCGTAATGCGCTTTACCGGATTTCAACGGTGATCGTAAATACCGCTGAGTTTTCACCGCGTTCCGTCAGATGGCAGCAACGATCAGGCGAGCGGGTGCGAACCAAAAGAAGGGGAGGGAGTGAGAGAATGTTTGGGAGGGGGTTGGAAACCACGACGTCACGGACAAGATGTTGGTCGATCGAGGTCGTCGAAGTCGAAGCAAGTCGAAGGTACACCAGTCGGTAGTTGGCAAACCTGACGCGAACCGCTAGGTTGTAGGTTAGTTATAGCTGGTCGCATAGTTGCGTAGCTACGTCTCTCTGGCTGCGTTAGCGCggaatttggaaaaatttcacGAGCGAACGCGCACATATCGCGGTCGAATCAGTGGATTCAGTCGGAGAGTTtgtaacgagagagagagagagagagagagagagagagagagagagagagagagagagagagagatcgtgaGAATCGAGGCGAACGTCGTCTCGCGTGGTCTCCAGTGGTCTCTCGTCTTTGCTCGTCTTGGAGAGCGACTTACGCGTTCCTCGTGTTTGGAAACGCATGCGTGCTACCAAGGTAACGAAGTGCGTCTGCCAGTCGTCCGACGGATTGTTATAGTTGGACGAATGGCGTCGAGGTAGCAGCTCGATCGCATTGTTTTTATGTTTCTCGTGTGTGCACATACCATGCATATACGCTCTGTCTAAGGCGTATCGCGCGAGTGTATCGCGAGTGTCTACCGTTCGTCTCTTTTACGCGTCCAGTTGTTCCAAAGTGCTTCGGTTCCCAACCGCGAGAGAAGTCGTGCTAAGGAATCTTCGGGATCGTCGAGTGGCCGAAACATACGTGGTTCGCGAAGGTGTGGCGGCAACGTTACCAGTGAGTCTCGGTATTAGTGAATTTGCGCGGTACCGACCATCGCTGGCCCCCCTGTTCGCTGCCTCTCCGACTGCGTTCCACTCCAatcctcttctctcctctcctccgcGCTTCTATCCCATCCCATTCCATTCCATTTCATAGCTTACCAGCACAGCATAGCATAGCATAGCATATCATAACATAACATCCTATTCTATCCCGTGCTCAGAGTCACGTCGCTACTTTGGTTCTCTCGTCTTCGACGTGCTTCCGTTTCACCGCTGCACCGCTGTTCCATTCCTGTTGCTTGTGGTTGCTTGCTCGTTCGGGAAACACGGTCACCGAACGAACCCGACCGCGCGTCGCATTTTTGCCACGTGTCGCCGAACACATCGTACTCGAGTCGTACATAGTCCGCGAACAAGCGTCGCGAACATTCCCGGACACGCCGATACCCGCGAGGAATTCGCGAGATCTCGAACCCGACGCTTTCCTTTGTACCGTCTCGCCCCGCCTCGGCTACTCACGTTTATGCGTTTATCTCCGACGGACCGATCGGACGAAAACCGAATTTCCATTCCGATTCGATTCGGATCGGCCGGTCTCGGCCACCGACGGCATCGCGGCCGAACCAGTACGCGCGCCACTTGTCAAGATTTGAACCCGTCCGACGCCACAGCGCAGCGTTGCGATCCGAGGTATACTAAATAGGGCTGGACAGAACTCTTTTCTTAGGTTTTTTGCGTGTTGTGTGTCTTTATAGTGTAATTTGAATTCTATTTTAAATATGTCGCTTTTTATTCACACGATCGCAAAACGTTGGAAATATAATTCGGTAAGACGATTATCTTTCCGAACCTCGTTCCAAAGCATTTCGTTCGTGAAATAGCGATTATGTAGTCATTCTCTTGCGACAAAGTCTGCTCTGATGATGGCAACAAAATTTGTTACGTTTATTGTAGCTTTTCGTACATTGCTTATTGTCTAGaccaggcatgtcaaactcgtTTACCAGCAAGGGCctcattaagtattataaattaattcggaGGCCGTAATAAGGAAGAAACACATTTCGTTTATTAACATTGCAGTTGCACATATGAGATAACATACGTacaaaacacaataatattacaaaaatacatATCTATCAATTATTAtacgaattatacatatatataactgAAGTTCGATTTTCGAGAGTTGAGACTTATTGCCCATAAGACACTATGCACATCAGGTCTCACCTCTCGAAAATCTGACTGTAAATATCTTGATCTAACACGCGTATGTACTTATAATGTTAATTTTAAGGAAACGgggccgcgtgtttgacatgcctggtCTAGACATGACTTCCTACGACGGGCATtcattttttaacgaaatcAAGTTACGAGGTTTGCCCGGCCAATTGACATTAATCGAAACAGTGTCCGACGGGATTTGTTGTTCCGTGCTTTCGGAATGGACGCGCGATGCCAACAGCCTCTCGCAGTTCGCACCGCGTTTTGTCGGTGGCGTCCCTCTTACGTAAAGCACGTTTCCGATTCGCGTGACCCGGACCAAGGCTCCAGGGAAAAAAGCGATCGTCCCGGCCACTGATTCGGTAACGGCAATCCCGGACGAGAATAAAGCCGCTCCATCCCGTCGCGGACCCGTCACGATCGATGTTCGTTATCGACATTTCGCGCGGCGGACCACCGACTCGAACTCGAACTCCCGTCCGAGTTCTCCGTCTCGGCAAGTCGcggtacggctcggctcggctcggcaacGTTCGGCGCGAATCGAACATCCGCCGCAGGGTAATTTAAAATGCGATTCCAGCCGAGCAAAGTGTCTTTTCTTATTGTTTCCTTCTCTTCGCGTGTAGACATCCTAAAAGTCATTTACGATACCGGTAGCAATGGCAGATTTACTGCCACCTGTTCCTTCGTGCAGGTAAAAATGAAAATCTTGTTTTACGTCACTTTGCCGGAAGCGAACAGAACCCGCGGGAGACTTGTTGATTCGAGAATAGAATTGCTTCTGCGGATAGTTCATAGAATATTAACTCGCTGAACAGCTTGAAAACGATTCTCATAATATTAATGGCATTAAACATCAATTTATTAGTAATGGTAATTATCTATTTTTCTACGCTAATAGCTTCTAAGAACGAAATAAATGCGACTTTTGTGAGAAACTTTTAACACTGTCAACATTTGTCATCGTGTTCAAGTTAATTAAACGATCGTTATTCTACCAAAGAAGACCTAGGCGCGACAAAATCGTGGAATATTTTTGAACTGTTCTCTTGTACTGTTCGATTGTTGCTCGGCTAGAACTGCATTTCAGGGCAACGTGCACCGAGCTcgcgtttgaacctcgatcgaTGAGGTTCGCGCGCGCGGCGgggtttattatttatttaactgtCGTCTCTCTCGCGAGTGTGGAAGCGCAGCACGCTCGATCCACCGCGTTCGTTCCGCGCGAACCGGATGTAACGCGCGGCCGCATGTGCGAGCGCGGAAGAATTTTGTCTCGTTCCGTGAACCGGTCACGGTCTCGGTCTCGGCCGCGGGATCGGTACCAGAGGTCGCGGGAAATTTGAAATCCCGGGTCCAGGCGGCGATAGTAAAGcccatttaaatttaaatattatcgtGAAACGCGAGCTGCATTCTCCTTGCAATGCAATTACAACAATGATAGAccgtgaatttttatgcaagtTGAAAACTTTCTTGACGACTCTAAGTAGAGAGTTATAACAATAAGAGGGAAATCAATTTCGGTTCCTCTGTTTTGCTATTGATTAAAGcaattatgtatacattttttaaatgccgACAGCGCTCGAACCGGACGAAGGTTCGACTCGCAATATCGGCAGGATGCGTCGTCACGGAATAAACGAACGTCCAATTTTCGTTTCAGGGTGCCACGTATGACGCGAACGGAGAACAGTGTCGCAAAGCCGAGGCGTCGATGGTAAATGGTAGATGCAGGGGACGGTGAATGTTGGAGGAAACAGAATGTCCAGCGAGCAACCGCGAGCGAGCGCCGTTGCGACCACGGGTAAGTGCTGGATGATATTCGCACGTGCTTGTTTATTCGCGACGATTCATCGCGAAAGTGAAACCGCCGCCGACTACATATCGTCCGTCGGTCGATCAAGGAATCGTTGGCGCGGGATCTCGACGTCGACGCGGGGCTTTCATTCATCGTTTCGTATATATTTTCGATCCGTGCCGCCCCTTCTCTCCCGCGATCGCACTTGTTGCCATTGAGCGTCGACGACGGGACGCGCGAGGCTGCCTAGATCgtcgacgcgacgcacagtggtcgattTTCCGAAAAAGTCAGACGAAAATGATCACTCGAACATCTCATTTATTCCCGAATAATAGAATGCACCTGTTAATCTCGTAGATCGATGTATCATTCGGATCGAGTAATGACTTATTAGCATATTAAGGGGTTAATAATCAGCAAAATAATCTAATTAATGAAACCGAAACCAAACAATTCGAGTTGATCACAGTGGACGTTACTTTAACCGTTCCGCATCCTAAAAATCCACATAAAATTTGGTTTATTCATCATTACATCACCCATATGtgtttaccattctccatttgaTGTACtctaaatgcgtaaaatccgtagtctggtGATCAAGGTCCGTACCCCATTCAGTGTTTCTCAGACGAGCGTAACCTCGCGAACGGACCTAATTAGAGCTTGCCTCACGACGCGAACATTTCCGGGCCGAATTCCACCTATTTCGACGGAAATGGCTCACGGTGCGACGTGCGATGTAATTCGACAAGGGGAGGGAAGAGGAAAAGATACCGCGCTTCTGCGTAGGAGACGCGGCGTGATTATTATTTCGGACTACTTGCCGCTATTTCGGAACCGTAGCGATTTATCGTGCAGGTCGAACCGCGATCGTGGGCGTCCGAGATGGGACGCAACAACGGAACGGAAGACCGACGCGACGGGGGTGGTGCGACCGCGAGCGTCGGACAGGTAAAAATAAATGACGGGGCGAGGCGGGCTCCTACGATCCGAAATAGAtggtcgatcgtcgatcgctGTTGTTCGTTACCGGTTTCCAAGATGATATCTCGGTTCCGTTCGGTTCGCCACTCTATTTTTAACCCCGAGATTAGCAAAGCTGCTTTCGACGCAACTTAATCTTTTCCCTGAATAAACTGTGTTTCGATAACTTCGTAGTAACGCAGCGTCTATAGGTCCACTGGGGAGTAAAGCGAATATTTTCAACCTCGACCGTGTACACGATCAAATGATTACCGCTACCTTGACCTAGCAACTTCTTTTACGAATaagccgcggattttatgcgttcatggTACAGGACAACCCTGTGAAAACCTCAGAAGAGTTGAAAATATTAGTCGTGGACATGAACGTTCCAGGTTGCTCACGGAAGATTAAGAAGTAAGTTGCATTATTCTCGACGTGTTACAATGATTAAACGAAGAAGTATGCTACTATTTAACTTCTATCTGGAAAcgttgtattttgcataaaaatccgcagtcttcgAGGTATCGCAGGTGAAAAGCGAAGTTCCCGCACAGGCTTGTACGCACACTGATGTGTCCTCACTCGAAGCTTGAAAGAAATTAGGAAAAAATGGCATCGTTCTTACCCGATTCAGGTCCGTTTCGGGATGTAAGCTATCCGACGGCTCCTCAGATGCGACATGTTTCGTTTATGGAGGTCGAGGATCGAGATTGCCATCACCGTGAGAACTCCTATGACCTTGAGCAGCATGAGCATCCTCGTGTCGTGTTCCGGCGCGGCGGTCCACGTCAGAAATTCGACCACGTCCTTCGCCATTTGCGACTCGGTCGCCGGTGTACCGTCCTCGTATTCGACCATGCCGTCGAACAGTATCTGCGAGGTGACGCGAGAACGGCACCGTAGAATAGTCGGGAGCAGGAGGGAAGGGAAAAATCGGACTATGGTCGCGTACTTGAGCCATTCCGGTGATGGTACCAGGAAAATACGGGTTGAAGTGTTGCCCATCGCCTAAATGTATGCCCGCCGGCGGATCTCTCCAGCCGGTTAGGTAGGAAAAGACGTAATTGGGACCGTTGTGTTTCGCGAACACTATGAACGTCAGATCCGGTGGATTGCTGCCAAAGTTTGCGGCCCTGGCCGCCTCTTCGTTCGGGAACGGCGGCGGCACCTTCTCCGACAATTTCGCCGGCCTCTTGAAATAGTTACCCTCATCATCGGGGCCGTCCTCCACCTGTGCCGGAAAACGGTCCCAATTTACTCTCTCGTAGCACTCGATCTTTACCATTCGGTGCAAATacttttgttataaaattatttacgcATCACCTAATACACTAATCCTTCTGACATTCAGAAAAATACAAGCTGTTTGGTCCGCatttaaaaaaggaatttttttttaaagagggTACGAGTACTTTTGATACTGATCGCAGTTCCgaagtgcaaagagttaagttGAGGGAACAAGAGACGAATAAAGGTGGAGGAATCGGTTCGGggctacatatgtatatttccgGCGGTTTTATGATATGGCATAGTAACCTCGTACTCTTCGGCGATCGCTCGAGCCTCCGCCGCGGTGTGAGTCGCGTCTATCAGGTCCATGAAGCGGACGAATTGCAGGCTGTGGCAAGTGGAGCAGACTGTTCGATAGACTTGCCAGCCCCTTCGCAGAGCTGCGTGATCGAACGTCTGGAACATGCGTGAGAACCGCCAAGGGTAACTCGGCAACTCGGTCGGGCTCTGACCACCCGCCTTCACCGAGTCGTTCAATAGGTAGAGAATCGTTCCACAGCTCCCGATCGCAAGTCCCGCGAGCCGGACGATCCAGCTCCGAGCCATTCAACCAACAAATACGTCAATTCGAAACGAATTGTGAATAGAATCTGACACGCGCGAGTCTGACAGACGTTGTTTCGATCGCTCGACGGACAACCGACGAGCTACGCGATTTCTTGCGACCACCTTCTttcacgttcgttcgaaaatccGACAAGCTACAGCGATAAAGTATCGATAATTGTCGATCGCTATTACGTATCGCGCGTCACGCTATCATTCTACGTCAGGAATCATTTGCAATTGCAAACGCGCATCGTTAATAGCCCCACGTTTCTGTTCGGAGATATGACTATGTCTTTCagttttaacacgttgactgccacgtgaattttatgcattccaAGCAAGTTCCAAGTATTCCATTCATAGAAGTTATTAACGTTATTAATAACCAGCTGGCAAATTGTATGCATTCGTGACAAAAATATAAGCACGCagaatgcaaaagaaaaataacattaaaagaatttgagaCAGTCGTTACTTTCTTTGAAATTacgaagagaagaaataaatgcTTATGCACGTTCTTTCTCAAGTAATTCACgcagacaatatttattttgcatgaagattggCAGCCTACTAATAACGCTTGTTAGTTACTTGATAGTAAAACTCGCACCTTACACTATAATCTAGTTTATTTCCGCGTTAATATATTCGCATGCACTGCCATTCATTTTAC includes the following:
- the LOC143214406 gene encoding transmembrane protein 222, with translation MKEPDLTIDEQQYSDDVLNMEIAINPDRQRFPFCIVWTPLPILTYFLPFIGHMGIATSTGVIRDFAGPYHVSEDNMAFGKPTKYWQLNHVKAKGGARGWDAGVAEASEIYKSRMHNLCCDNCHSHVAMALNLMSFNNSNDWNMVKLAFLMLLHGKYTSFPAFLKTWMPFCLIATFIVIACIYLR
- the LOC143214410 gene encoding uncharacterized protein LOC143214410, translated to MSWLFGWKKNQKGYPSEAGEDGKPSDESDEYIIIEKKLAPQPPQPGQSGPGYPTGSMYPYIPPVSEFSSMTVDPAASQGESTRFLNDIPFKLCKRLEILKNNDFEIDRLRIGEILSFIERIESSDYSYSFSLEEDVKAEMNNLSDQ
- the LOC143214411 gene encoding uncharacterized protein LOC143214411; protein product: MGNTSTRIFLVPSPEWLKYATIVRFFPSLLLPTILRCRSRVTSQILFDGMVEYEDGTPATESQMAKDVVEFLTWTAAPEHDTRMLMLLKVIGVLTVMAISILDLHKRNMSHLRSRRIAYIPKRT
- the LOC143214412 gene encoding uncharacterized protein LOC143214412; amino-acid sequence: MARSWIVRLAGLAIGSCGTILYLLNDSVKAGGQSPTELPSYPWRFSRMFQTFDHAALRRGWQVYRTVCSTCHSLQFVRFMDLIDATHTAAEARAIAEEYEVTMPYHKTAGNIHM